A stretch of Haloprofundus halophilus DNA encodes these proteins:
- a CDS encoding HpcH/HpaI aldolase/citrate lyase family protein encodes MSRRSVLFSPGDRPELMRKAPTSDADTIVFDLEDAVSPERKADAREAIRDVLSDSEFDPDAEVCVRLSGVDLGADLDRILADDARLDAVMLPKVASEADVERAADLLDERGRTLPVLALVESAAGVLAAEDIAAVDATDALAFGAEDLAADIGATRTEEATEVLYARQHVVLAASAAGVDALDMVYTDFQNPEGLAEETSFGLTLGYDGKLAIHPAQVPVINDAFTPSDGRIEWARKVVAAKERADDEGRGVFQVDGEMIDGPLVAQAERILARAKAAGKL; translated from the coding sequence ATGTCCCGACGTAGCGTACTCTTCTCGCCGGGTGACCGCCCGGAGCTCATGCGGAAAGCCCCGACGAGCGACGCCGACACCATCGTCTTCGACCTCGAAGACGCCGTCTCGCCCGAGCGAAAGGCCGACGCCCGCGAGGCGATTCGAGACGTGCTCTCGGACTCCGAGTTCGACCCCGACGCCGAGGTCTGCGTCCGCCTCAGCGGGGTCGATCTCGGTGCGGACCTCGACCGAATTCTCGCCGACGACGCTCGGCTCGACGCCGTGATGCTCCCGAAGGTCGCGTCGGAGGCGGACGTCGAGCGAGCGGCCGACCTTCTCGACGAGCGCGGCCGAACGCTCCCGGTGCTCGCGCTCGTCGAGAGCGCCGCGGGCGTCCTCGCGGCGGAAGACATCGCTGCCGTCGATGCGACCGACGCGTTGGCGTTCGGGGCCGAGGACCTCGCCGCCGATATCGGCGCGACGCGGACCGAGGAGGCGACGGAGGTGCTCTACGCCCGCCAGCACGTCGTTCTCGCGGCGAGTGCAGCCGGCGTCGACGCCCTCGACATGGTGTACACCGATTTCCAGAACCCGGAGGGGTTAGCCGAGGAGACGTCGTTCGGGCTCACCCTCGGCTACGACGGGAAGCTCGCCATCCACCCCGCGCAGGTACCGGTGATAAACGACGCGTTCACGCCGAGCGACGGCCGAATCGAGTGGGCACGGAAGGTCGTCGCGGCCAAGGAGAGAGCCGACGACGAGGGTCGCGGCGTCTTCCAGGTCGACGGTGAGATGATAGACGGGCCGCTGGTCGCGCAGGCGGAACGCATCTTGGCGCGGGCGAAGGCGGCGGGGAAGCTGTAA
- the pyrI gene encoding aspartate carbamoyltransferase regulatory subunit: MSDHELRVSKIRNGTVIDHVTAGQALNVLAILGIDGSEGEGVSIGMNVPSDRLGRKDVVKVEDRELSQSEVEVLSLIAPEASINIIRDYDVVEKSRVDRPETVTGLLSCPNRNCITNDDEPIASKFTVVADGVRCAYCGEIVRDDIAAHLDVQT, encoded by the coding sequence ATGAGCGACCACGAACTCCGCGTCTCGAAGATTCGCAACGGGACCGTCATCGACCACGTCACCGCCGGACAGGCGCTGAACGTCCTCGCCATCCTCGGCATCGACGGCTCCGAGGGCGAAGGGGTCAGCATCGGCATGAACGTCCCGAGCGACCGTCTCGGTCGCAAGGACGTGGTGAAAGTCGAGGACAGAGAGCTGAGTCAGTCGGAGGTCGAGGTGTTGTCGCTCATCGCGCCGGAGGCGAGCATCAACATCATCCGCGACTACGACGTCGTCGAGAAGAGTCGGGTCGACCGTCCCGAGACCGTCACCGGCCTGCTCTCCTGTCCGAACCGCAACTGCATCACCAACGACGACGAACCCATCGCCTCGAAGTTCACCGTCGTCGCAGACGGGGTGCGCTGTGCCTACTGCGGAGAGATCGTCCGCGACGACATCGCCGCCCATCTCGACGTGCAGACGTAG
- a CDS encoding acyl-CoA carboxylase subunit beta, with product MKVRIGEGASDDEANAIARALATHLRTDVSVHVGDGDDPVAEATTPADAYPIEDDLEPGEREAALRAEIEDILGGGPEKYKERLPEQGKLFVRDRLDLWFGDDESELKFEDGKFAAFDEWHPDSPEVEEGDPGNRLPGDGLLTGAAEFEGRDLHFMANDFTVKAGSMARLGVEKFLRMQQRALKSGRPVLYLMDSSGGRIDQQSGFFANREGIGKYYYNHSMLSGYVPQICVLYGPCIAGAAYTPVFADFTIMVEEMSAMAIASPRMVKMVTGEEISMQDLGGPEVHAEHSGSADLVARDEEHARELVSDLLTYLPNKAGEKPPRSEPKPPKFSPEGIDELIPESPNRAYDVLDLIERIADAESVFEIKSAYGSEIVTAFVRIDGRPVGVVANQPTERSGAIFPDAAEKAAEFIWTCDAYEIPLLYLCDTPGFMAGSQVEKDAILEKGKKFIYATSSATVPKQTVVVRKAYGAGIYAMGGPAYDPESVIGLPSGEIGIMGPEAAINAVYRNKLDAIEDPEERKKRTEELREEYRRDIDIHRMASEVVVDEIVPPSDLRRELVNRFEFYADVQKELPDKKHGTVL from the coding sequence ATGAAAGTCCGCATCGGCGAGGGCGCGAGCGACGACGAAGCGAACGCTATCGCCCGAGCGCTGGCGACGCACCTCCGAACCGACGTGTCGGTCCACGTCGGCGACGGCGACGACCCGGTCGCGGAAGCGACGACCCCGGCCGACGCGTACCCCATCGAGGACGACCTCGAACCCGGCGAACGCGAGGCGGCGCTCCGTGCCGAAATCGAGGACATCCTCGGCGGCGGTCCCGAGAAGTACAAGGAGCGCTTGCCCGAGCAGGGGAAACTGTTCGTCCGCGACCGACTCGACCTCTGGTTCGGCGACGACGAGAGCGAACTGAAGTTCGAGGACGGCAAGTTCGCCGCCTTCGACGAGTGGCATCCCGACAGCCCCGAGGTTGAGGAGGGAGACCCTGGCAACCGCCTGCCCGGCGACGGCCTGCTGACGGGCGCGGCCGAGTTCGAGGGCCGCGACCTCCACTTCATGGCGAACGACTTCACCGTCAAGGCGGGGAGCATGGCCCGCCTCGGCGTCGAGAAGTTCCTCCGGATGCAGCAGCGCGCGCTCAAGAGCGGCAGACCCGTCCTCTACCTGATGGACTCCTCTGGCGGTCGAATCGACCAGCAGTCGGGCTTCTTCGCCAACCGCGAGGGCATCGGGAAGTACTACTACAACCACTCGATGCTCTCCGGGTACGTACCCCAGATCTGCGTGCTCTACGGACCCTGCATCGCCGGGGCGGCGTACACGCCCGTCTTCGCCGACTTCACTATCATGGTCGAGGAGATGTCGGCGATGGCCATCGCGTCGCCGCGGATGGTGAAGATGGTCACCGGCGAGGAGATCTCGATGCAGGACCTCGGCGGTCCGGAGGTCCACGCCGAGCACTCCGGAAGCGCCGACCTCGTCGCCCGCGACGAGGAACACGCCCGCGAACTCGTCTCCGACCTCCTGACGTACCTGCCGAACAAGGCGGGCGAAAAACCGCCGCGGAGCGAACCCAAACCCCCAAAATTCAGTCCCGAGGGTATCGACGAACTCATCCCCGAATCGCCGAACCGCGCGTACGACGTGCTCGACCTGATAGAGCGCATCGCCGACGCGGAGTCGGTGTTCGAGATAAAGTCGGCGTACGGCTCCGAAATCGTCACGGCGTTCGTCCGCATCGACGGCCGACCGGTGGGCGTCGTCGCCAACCAACCCACGGAGCGCTCGGGGGCCATCTTCCCGGACGCCGCCGAGAAAGCCGCGGAGTTCATCTGGACCTGCGACGCCTACGAGATTCCACTCCTGTACCTCTGCGACACGCCGGGCTTCATGGCCGGGTCGCAGGTCGAGAAGGATGCGATTCTGGAGAAGGGCAAGAAGTTCATCTACGCGACGTCGTCGGCGACGGTCCCGAAACAGACCGTCGTCGTCCGGAAGGCGTACGGCGCGGGCATCTACGCGATGGGCGGCCCCGCCTACGACCCCGAGAGCGTCATCGGTCTGCCGTCCGGTGAGATCGGCATCATGGGTCCCGAAGCCGCCATCAACGCGGTCTACCGGAACAAACTCGACGCCATCGAGGACCCCGAGGAACGGAAGAAGCGAACCGAGGAGCTCCGCGAGGAGTACCGCCGCGACATCGACATCCACCGCATGGCGAGCGAAGTCGTCGTCGACGAAATCGTGCCGCCGAGCGACCTCCGCCGGGAACTCGTGAACCGCTTCGAGTTCTACGCCGACGTGCAGAAAGAGCTCCCGGACAAGAAGCACGGCACGGTGCTGTAA
- a CDS encoding DUF5658 family protein, whose translation MSREDVSGFGAAGANGTVAAYSPITTLARFEPHLWAFALLGFALDVGLTAYGLSLGLAEMNPLARTLMETVGVVEAMLLLKTFSLAVALVGWKILPALYRFVVPAGLSLPTWIAVGINSSLIVSLL comes from the coding sequence ATGAGCAGAGAGGACGTGAGCGGCTTCGGGGCCGCCGGAGCGAACGGGACCGTCGCGGCGTACTCACCGATAACGACACTCGCGCGGTTCGAGCCGCACCTCTGGGCGTTCGCGCTGCTCGGGTTCGCCCTCGACGTGGGACTCACCGCCTACGGTCTCTCGCTGGGGCTCGCGGAGATGAACCCGCTCGCGCGGACGCTCATGGAGACGGTCGGCGTCGTCGAGGCGATGCTGCTGCTCAAAACGTTCTCGCTGGCCGTCGCCCTCGTCGGCTGGAAGATTCTCCCGGCGTTGTATCGGTTCGTCGTCCCCGCCGGACTCTCGCTGCCGACGTGGATCGCCGTCGGAATCAACAGTTCCCTCATCGTCTCGCTGCTGTAG
- the gdhB gene encoding glutamate dehydrogenase GdhB produces MAAKGTSKVEEESESAVQTARRQLERAAAQVDVDQGIIERLSYPDKVHQVSIPLRRDDGSLEVFTGYRAQHDSVRGPFKGGLRYHPDVSAEECVGLSMWMTWKCAVMDIPFGGGKGGVVVDPKTLSEGEKERLTRRLAEELRDIIGPMHDIPAPDMGTGPQTMAWFMDAYSMQEGETTPGVVTGKPPVIGGSHGREESPGRSVGIIAREAIDYYGWEPAETTVAVQGFGSVGANAARFLDDLGAKVVAVSDVDGAIYDPDGLDTKDVEGHDEQPGMVSGYDAPETLSNEELLELDVDVLIPAAVGNVLTADNANNVRAEMIVEGANGPTTSAADTIFEERGVPVIPDILANAGGVTVSYFEWLQDINRRAWPLERVNDELETEMLKAWNAVRAEVDERGVTWRDAAYIVALSRVAEAHEVRGLWP; encoded by the coding sequence ATGGCAGCTAAAGGTACATCGAAGGTCGAAGAAGAATCGGAGTCGGCGGTCCAAACCGCCCGGCGGCAGTTAGAACGAGCGGCGGCACAGGTCGATGTCGACCAGGGAATCATCGAGCGGTTGTCGTACCCGGACAAGGTCCACCAGGTGTCGATTCCACTCCGTCGCGACGACGGGTCACTGGAGGTGTTCACCGGCTATCGAGCCCAGCACGACAGCGTCCGCGGGCCGTTCAAGGGCGGTCTGCGCTACCACCCCGACGTGAGCGCCGAGGAGTGCGTCGGCCTCTCGATGTGGATGACCTGGAAGTGCGCCGTGATGGACATCCCCTTCGGCGGCGGCAAGGGCGGCGTCGTCGTCGACCCGAAGACGCTCAGCGAGGGCGAGAAGGAGCGACTCACGCGTCGCCTCGCCGAGGAACTCCGCGACATCATCGGTCCGATGCACGACATTCCCGCCCCCGACATGGGGACGGGCCCGCAGACGATGGCGTGGTTCATGGACGCCTACTCGATGCAGGAGGGCGAGACGACACCCGGCGTCGTCACCGGCAAACCGCCGGTCATCGGGGGCAGCCACGGCCGCGAGGAGTCGCCGGGCCGCAGCGTCGGCATCATCGCCCGCGAGGCGATCGACTACTACGGCTGGGAGCCCGCGGAGACGACCGTCGCCGTCCAGGGCTTCGGCAGCGTCGGTGCGAACGCGGCGCGCTTCTTAGACGACCTCGGCGCGAAGGTCGTCGCCGTCAGCGACGTCGACGGCGCCATCTACGACCCCGACGGCCTCGACACGAAGGACGTGGAAGGTCACGACGAGCAACCCGGCATGGTGTCCGGCTACGACGCGCCGGAGACGCTCAGCAACGAAGAACTGCTGGAACTCGACGTAGACGTACTCATCCCGGCGGCCGTCGGCAACGTCCTCACCGCCGACAACGCGAACAACGTGCGGGCGGAGATGATCGTCGAGGGCGCGAACGGACCGACGACGTCCGCCGCGGACACCATCTTCGAGGAGCGCGGCGTCCCCGTGATTCCGGACATCCTCGCGAACGCCGGCGGCGTCACCGTGAGCTACTTCGAGTGGCTTCAGGACATCAATCGCCGCGCGTGGCCGCTCGAACGCGTCAACGACGAACTCGAGACGGAGATGCTGAAGGCGTGGAACGCCGTCCGAGCAGAGGTCGACGAGCGGGGCGTCACGTGGCGCGACGCCGCCTACATCGTCGCGCTCTCTCGCGTCGCCGAGGCCCACGAGGTTCGAGGACTCTGGCCGTAG
- a CDS encoding ester cyclase, protein MVLKPEKRERNERTVRRFFDELVGGGDYGVADEVLTENYVRHELGPNPDMTGREAFVEFVDGFKDAFGDARVDIDELLVVDDYVVVRATERGTHDGEFMGIKPTGNEFEIGGIVIHRLEDGKIAETYACWDLLDMLRQLGVDPVAG, encoded by the coding sequence ATGGTACTGAAACCCGAAAAACGGGAACGAAACGAACGGACGGTCAGACGCTTCTTCGACGAGCTGGTCGGCGGCGGTGACTACGGTGTCGCCGACGAGGTGTTGACCGAGAACTACGTCCGCCACGAGCTGGGACCGAATCCGGATATGACGGGCCGTGAAGCGTTTGTCGAGTTCGTCGATGGGTTCAAAGACGCGTTCGGCGACGCTCGCGTGGATATCGACGAACTCCTCGTCGTCGACGACTACGTCGTCGTCAGAGCGACGGAGCGGGGAACCCACGACGGCGAGTTTATGGGCATCAAGCCTACCGGCAACGAGTTCGAGATCGGCGGCATCGTCATCCACCGCCTCGAAGACGGGAAGATCGCCGAGACGTACGCGTGTTGGGACTTGCTCGATATGCTGCGGCAACTCGGTGTCGACCCGGTCGCGGGGTAG
- a CDS encoding Glu/Leu/Phe/Val family dehydrogenase, with the protein MSEEANPFESLQEQVDDAAAYLDVSPDVLERLKNPERVLEANLSVEMDDGRLEVFRAYRSQFNGDRGPYKGGIRYHPNVSRDEVKALSGWMVYKTAVVDIPYGGGKGGIVIDPNEYSESELERITRSFATELRPIIGEDRDVPAPDVNTGQREMNWIKDTYEKLENTTAPGVITGKAIDSGGSEGRVEATGRSTMFTAREAFDYLDKEMEGATVAVQGYGNAGSIAAYLIEDLGANVVAASDSSGAVYNADGFDAREAKEFKAETGSLSGFDGATEEMSNEDLLTLDVDLLVPAALENAIDGDLAHDVQADVVVEAANGPLTPEADDVLTDRDVAVLPDILANAGGVTVSYFEWVQNRQRFHWSEERVNDELETVIVDAFEDLVDAYESNDVPNFRTAAYVVAIQRVVDAYEQGGNWP; encoded by the coding sequence ATGTCTGAGGAGGCCAACCCGTTCGAGAGTTTACAGGAGCAGGTGGACGACGCGGCCGCGTATCTGGACGTCTCGCCCGACGTACTCGAACGCCTGAAGAACCCCGAACGCGTCCTGGAAGCGAACCTCTCCGTCGAGATGGACGACGGACGGCTCGAAGTGTTTCGCGCGTATCGCTCGCAGTTCAACGGCGACCGCGGCCCCTACAAGGGCGGTATCCGCTACCACCCGAACGTCTCGCGCGACGAGGTGAAGGCGCTGTCGGGGTGGATGGTGTACAAGACCGCCGTCGTCGACATCCCCTACGGCGGCGGGAAGGGCGGCATCGTCATCGACCCCAACGAGTACAGCGAGAGCGAACTCGAACGCATCACCCGGTCGTTCGCCACGGAACTCCGTCCGATAATCGGCGAGGACAGAGACGTCCCCGCACCCGACGTCAACACCGGTCAGCGGGAGATGAACTGGATCAAAGACACCTACGAGAAACTGGAGAACACGACCGCACCGGGCGTCATCACCGGCAAAGCCATCGACTCCGGCGGCAGCGAGGGCCGCGTCGAAGCGACCGGTCGCTCGACGATGTTCACGGCGCGCGAGGCGTTCGACTACCTCGACAAGGAGATGGAAGGCGCGACGGTCGCGGTGCAGGGCTACGGCAACGCCGGGTCTATCGCGGCGTACCTCATCGAGGACCTCGGCGCGAACGTCGTCGCCGCCTCCGACTCCAGCGGCGCCGTCTACAACGCCGACGGCTTCGACGCGCGGGAGGCCAAGGAGTTCAAAGCCGAGACGGGCAGCCTCAGCGGCTTCGACGGTGCGACCGAGGAGATGAGCAACGAGGACCTGCTGACGCTCGACGTCGACCTCCTCGTCCCCGCCGCGCTCGAGAACGCCATCGACGGCGACCTCGCCCACGACGTGCAGGCGGACGTCGTCGTCGAAGCGGCGAACGGACCTCTGACGCCGGAGGCCGACGACGTGCTCACCGACCGCGACGTGGCCGTCCTCCCCGACATCCTCGCCAACGCCGGCGGCGTCACCGTCTCGTACTTCGAGTGGGTCCAGAACCGCCAGCGCTTCCACTGGTCGGAGGAGCGCGTCAACGACGAACTGGAGACGGTCATCGTCGACGCGTTCGAGGACCTCGTCGACGCATACGAGTCCAACGACGTGCCGAACTTCCGCACCGCCGCGTACGTCGTCGCCATCCAGCGCGTCGTCGACGCCTACGAACAGGGCGGTAACTGGCCGTAG
- a CDS encoding MaoC family dehydratase yields the protein MTGRYYEEFEVGETIEHATRRTVSEGDNQRFCDMTMNQQPLHLDAAFAADTQFGERLVNGLYTMSLAVGVSIPETTDGTIVANLSYDDVSHPAPVYHGDTIRAQSTVTEKRETSDGERGVVTMHVEAFVVGDEERDEELVCEFDRTVLSLKRPESDG from the coding sequence ATGACCGGACGCTACTACGAGGAGTTCGAGGTCGGCGAGACCATCGAGCACGCGACGCGCCGGACCGTGAGCGAGGGAGACAACCAGCGCTTCTGCGACATGACGATGAACCAGCAACCGCTGCACCTCGACGCGGCGTTCGCGGCCGACACGCAGTTCGGCGAGCGCCTCGTCAACGGTCTCTACACGATGAGTCTCGCCGTCGGCGTCTCGATTCCCGAGACCACCGACGGCACTATCGTCGCCAACCTCTCGTACGACGACGTCTCTCATCCCGCGCCGGTGTACCACGGTGACACCATCCGAGCGCAGTCGACGGTGACGGAGAAACGCGAGACGAGCGACGGCGAGCGCGGCGTCGTGACGATGCACGTCGAGGCGTTCGTCGTCGGCGACGAGGAGCGGGACGAGGAGCTGGTCTGCGAGTTCGACCGAACGGTGCTGTCGCTGAAGCGGCCCGAGTCCGACGGGTAG
- a CDS encoding PAS domain S-box protein, which yields MSETRPSRVLCVDDDASLRALTTAHLERQGLSVVTAPDGPSALDTLAEAEFDGIVSDFEMPEMDGLELLEAVRARYDALPFVLFTARGSEDLASRAISAGVTDYIRKNGGADQFELLANRAANYVSQYRAERALDRSEERYRRLVETSPSPIGIYTEDGRLAYVNEAAVGYFGAEDTDDLVGRSIFELVDDSDFDLARRRSRRVFEERAVAAPTELHLRGLDGRPLHAVLATAPITFEGADAAQIVLNDVTEFKRTQRAFEREKQFTEAALDALDDVFFVVDTDGRLTRWNGQLNEVTGYDDAELEGMPASAFFPADDACVEQSVEALFVDGTVTFDGELLTKSGELVPFEVRAVRMTDEADGLIGACGIARDVTERRAREKELEQYRTVVETIPDATYVLDADGYIQMVNDAHTEGTGDSLNDPVGVHVSQYLSEEGIARGRRVIESLLADESRFSGRFEFEIENADGERRRYEDHISVLTDEDGRFDGSVGIVRDITERIERERALSRQNERLDKFASVVSHDLRNPLSVVDGYLELARETGEEDHFDAMERAVDRMENLVDGLLSLARNGRVVDERESVELRSAAERAWGYVPTNGATLIVDGSHTVDADEARLRELFENLFRNSVEHGSPRGRAKADDADGGSAGSRAESNGERDGTVTVRVGASSDGFYVADDGPGIPEDERDAVLEYGYSTNESGTGFGLTIVAEIAEAHGWEVTVSESDSGGARFDFRT from the coding sequence ATGAGTGAGACCCGTCCGTCGCGCGTGCTCTGCGTCGACGACGACGCGAGCCTTCGCGCGTTGACGACGGCGCACCTCGAACGACAGGGGCTCTCGGTCGTCACCGCCCCGGACGGGCCGTCCGCGCTTGACACGCTCGCCGAAGCGGAGTTCGACGGAATCGTCAGCGACTTCGAGATGCCGGAGATGGACGGTCTCGAACTGCTCGAGGCGGTGCGAGCGCGATACGACGCGCTGCCGTTCGTCCTCTTCACCGCGAGAGGCAGCGAGGACCTGGCGAGCAGGGCGATTTCGGCCGGCGTCACCGACTACATCAGAAAGAACGGCGGGGCCGACCAGTTCGAGTTGCTCGCCAACCGCGCGGCCAACTACGTCTCGCAGTACCGCGCCGAGCGGGCGCTCGACCGGAGCGAGGAGCGATACCGACGACTCGTCGAGACGTCGCCGTCGCCGATCGGCATCTACACCGAGGACGGCCGCCTCGCGTACGTCAACGAAGCGGCGGTCGGCTACTTCGGCGCCGAGGACACGGACGACCTCGTCGGGCGGTCGATATTCGAACTGGTCGACGACTCGGACTTCGACCTGGCTCGACGACGAAGCCGGCGCGTCTTCGAAGAACGCGCGGTGGCCGCACCGACCGAGCTCCACCTCCGCGGCCTCGACGGACGACCGCTACACGCCGTGTTGGCGACCGCGCCGATCACGTTCGAGGGTGCCGACGCCGCTCAGATAGTCCTGAACGACGTCACGGAGTTCAAGCGGACGCAGCGGGCGTTCGAGCGCGAAAAGCAGTTCACCGAAGCCGCGCTGGACGCCCTCGACGACGTGTTCTTCGTGGTGGACACCGACGGCCGCCTCACCCGCTGGAACGGGCAGTTGAACGAGGTGACCGGCTACGACGACGCCGAACTCGAAGGGATGCCGGCGAGCGCTTTTTTCCCGGCCGACGACGCCTGCGTAGAGCAGTCCGTCGAGGCGCTGTTCGTGGACGGGACCGTGACGTTCGACGGCGAATTGCTGACGAAGTCGGGCGAACTCGTCCCGTTCGAGGTGCGCGCGGTTCGCATGACCGACGAAGCGGATGGCCTCATCGGTGCCTGCGGCATCGCCCGCGACGTGACCGAGCGACGCGCACGCGAGAAGGAACTCGAACAGTATCGCACGGTCGTCGAGACGATTCCGGACGCGACGTACGTGTTAGACGCCGATGGTTACATCCAGATGGTAAACGACGCTCACACCGAGGGGACCGGCGACTCGCTGAACGACCCCGTCGGCGTGCACGTCAGCCAGTACCTGAGCGAGGAGGGAATCGCCCGCGGTCGACGGGTGATAGAGTCGTTGCTCGCCGACGAGAGCCGGTTCTCGGGGCGCTTCGAGTTCGAAATCGAGAACGCCGACGGAGAGCGACGCCGATACGAGGACCACATCTCGGTGCTCACCGACGAAGACGGACGGTTCGACGGCTCCGTCGGCATCGTCCGCGACATCACGGAACGCATCGAGCGCGAGCGAGCGCTCAGCAGACAGAACGAACGGCTCGACAAGTTCGCGAGCGTCGTCAGCCACGACCTCCGGAACCCGCTGAGCGTCGTCGACGGCTATCTCGAACTCGCTCGGGAGACGGGCGAAGAGGACCACTTCGACGCGATGGAACGCGCCGTCGACCGGATGGAGAACCTCGTAGACGGCTTGCTGTCGCTGGCGCGCAACGGCCGAGTCGTCGACGAACGCGAATCGGTCGAGTTGCGAAGCGCCGCCGAACGCGCCTGGGGGTACGTTCCGACGAACGGGGCGACGCTCATAGTCGACGGCAGCCACACCGTCGACGCCGACGAAGCTAGACTGCGCGAACTGTTCGAGAACCTCTTTCGGAACTCGGTCGAACACGGCTCGCCGCGCGGTCGGGCGAAAGCTGACGACGCGGACGGCGGCTCCGCGGGCAGCCGAGCGGAGTCCAACGGCGAGCGCGACGGGACGGTGACCGTCCGCGTCGGTGCGTCCTCGGACGGTTTCTACGTCGCCGACGACGGTCCGGGCATCCCCGAAGACGAACGCGACGCGGTGTTGGAGTACGGCTACTCGACGAACGAGTCGGGTACGGGTTTCGGTCTCACCATCGTCGCCGAGATAGCCGAGGCTCACGGGTGGGAGGTCACCGTCTCCGAGAGCGACAGCGGCGGTGCGCGGTTCGACTTCCGCACCTGA
- the pyrB gene encoding aspartate carbamoyltransferase, producing the protein MRQDHLISAANLSRESIEAVLDRAAAIDADPAAYRQRHAGAVLALCFFEPSTRTKMSFDTAMKRLGGTTVDMGTVESSSVKKGETLADTVRVVEGYADAIVLRHPSEGAAKMASEFVDVPLVNAGDGAGQHPSQTLLDLYTIRERAGLDDLSVGIMGDLKYGRTVHSLAHALTNFDVRQHFISPESLRLPRNVRFDLHEAGAHVREHTDLEAVLPELDVLYVTRIQRERFPDENEYRAVAGQYRIDEETLEAARDDLSVMHPLPRVDEIAPEVDETEYATYFEQAHNGIPVRMALLDGLLARAKEGSR; encoded by the coding sequence ATGCGTCAGGACCACCTCATCTCCGCGGCGAACCTGTCACGGGAGAGCATCGAGGCGGTGCTCGACCGGGCGGCGGCCATCGACGCCGACCCGGCCGCGTACCGTCAGCGACACGCGGGGGCGGTGCTCGCGCTCTGTTTCTTCGAACCGAGCACGCGCACCAAGATGAGTTTCGACACCGCGATGAAACGCCTGGGAGGGACGACCGTCGACATGGGCACCGTCGAGTCGTCGTCGGTCAAGAAAGGCGAGACGCTCGCCGACACCGTCCGCGTCGTCGAGGGGTACGCCGACGCCATCGTCCTCCGGCATCCCTCCGAAGGCGCGGCGAAGATGGCCTCCGAGTTCGTCGACGTCCCGCTCGTGAACGCGGGCGACGGCGCGGGTCAGCACCCGAGTCAGACGCTCCTCGACCTCTACACCATCCGCGAACGAGCGGGGTTGGACGACCTCTCGGTGGGTATCATGGGCGACCTCAAGTACGGTCGGACGGTCCACTCGCTCGCGCACGCGCTGACGAACTTCGACGTCCGCCAGCACTTCATCAGCCCCGAGAGCCTCCGCCTGCCGCGAAACGTCCGCTTCGACCTGCACGAGGCGGGAGCGCACGTCCGCGAGCACACCGACCTCGAGGCGGTGCTCCCCGAACTCGACGTGCTGTACGTCACGCGCATCCAGCGCGAACGCTTCCCCGACGAGAACGAGTACCGCGCCGTCGCCGGACAGTACCGAATCGACGAGGAGACGCTGGAGGCCGCCCGCGACGACCTGAGCGTGATGCACCCGCTGCCACGGGTCGACGAGATCGCACCCGAGGTGGACGAGACCGAGTACGCGACGTACTTCGAGCAGGCGCACAACGGGATTCCGGTCCGGATGGCGCTGCTCGACGGGCTGCTGGCGCGGGCCAAGGAGGGTAGCCGATGA